A single Megachile rotundata isolate GNS110a chromosome 9, iyMegRotu1, whole genome shotgun sequence DNA region contains:
- the Sema1a gene encoding semaphorin 1a isoform X1: MRRTILDTRMHPVLSCWCVVATVTLVLAAWQENIRPKMYVQLGAEDVFRFTGNETHTDYFRLMLRDGNYLLVGGRNLVHNLSLTDLTEQQRLIWYSTDSDVKMCLMKGTPEENCQNYIRILVKTDTNMLLVCATNAFKPMCRDYAVHPGNYTMLKEKGGQAMCPYDPRHNSTFVYVDGELYTGTVADFAGMDPIIYREPLQTEQYDSKSLNTPNFVSSMSQGDFVYFFFRETAVEYMNCGKTVYSRVARVCKYDRGGPHRYRNRWTSFLKSRLNCSVTGDFPFYFNEIQSTTELISGQYGNTSAQLIYGTFTTPVNSISGSAVCAFSLQDITDTFKGNFKEQSAINSNWLPVQSAKVPDPRPGQCVNDSHALPDLTLNFIHTHSLMDELVPSFFGQPIVIRTSFHYRFTQIAVDPQVKTPGGKTYDVLFIGTDNGKVIKAINAESADTHLKVSPVVIEEIQAFPSTVPVRGIKVVRASQAGDGLEDGRLVVIADSQVQALRLHRCYSDRILSCGECVALQDPYCAWDKVEGKCRALVGPAATDASRFLQSIATGMHVSCPPSKSLNKDAGSVGAISANQNKFPPDSMIPNKDSPGGEIINIMQDEEQDSSGPEVSAADSPPPQYSVETLVMAVVAGALAALLVGFVAGYLCGRKCRKDEDDNLPYPDTEYEYFEQRQNVNSRLAPEPKLLPQEEVTYAEPVLVPQPPKLHSPKGTMRKPPPTPTETLFQFPDGYGFRGPRDNFGTLRSHQGDAYRRNDGFATTRSVKKVYL; this comes from the exons GTGCGGAAGATGTGTTCAGGTTTACGGGCAACGAGACGCACACAGACTACTTTCGGCTGATGTTACGGGATGGGAACTATCTTCTGGTCGGCGGAAG AAATCTCGTGCACAACCTGAGTCTGACCGACCTAACCGAGCAACAAAGGCTAATTTGGTACTCGACCGACAGCGACGTAAAGATGTGTCTGATGAAGGGCACACCTGAAGAAAACTGCCAAAATTATATTCGCATTCTCGTGAAGACCGATACGAACATGTTGTTGGTGTGCGCGACAAACGCGTTCAAGCCAATGTGTCGCGATTACGCGGTACATCCTGGCAATTACACGATGTTGAAGGAGAAAGGTGGTCAAGCGATGTGTCCGTACGACCCACGTCACAACAGCACCTTCGTCTACGTGGACGGGGAACTTTACACCGGTACTGTGGCGGATTTTGCGGGCATGGATCCTATCATCTACAGAGAACCTCTGCAAACGGAGCAGTACGACTCGAAGAGCCTTAACA CGCCAAACTTTGTCAGCTCCATGTCCCAGGGAGATTTTGTCTACTTCTTCTTCCGGGAGACTGCCGTGGAATATATGAATTGCGGCAAG ACCGTTTATTCTCGCGTGGCGAGAGTCTGTAAATACGATCGCGGTGGTCCGCATCGATACCGCAATAGATGGACCTCGTTCCTAAAATCCCGTCTCAATTGTTCCGTCACCGGAGACTTTCCTTTTTACTTCAACGAAATAC AATCAACGACGGAATTGATATCGGGTCAGTACGGCAATACGTCGGCGCAGCTGATATACGGCACGTTTACCACGCCGGTGAACAGCATCAGCGGATCGGCCGTTTGCGCTTTCTCCTTGCAGGACATCACCGACACGTTCAAGGGTAACTTCAAGGAGCAAAGCGCTATCAACTCGAACTGGTTACCCGTGCAGAGCGCCAAGGTGCCCGACCCGAGACCCGGTCAATGCGTCAACGACTCTCACGCGCTGCCTGACCTGACCCTCAACTTTATTCACACTCACTCTCTCATGGACGAGTTGGTGCCCAGCTTCTTCGGTCAGCCCATCGTCATCCGCACCAGTTTTCA TTACAGATTCACGCAGATCGCCGTGGATCCCCAAGTGAAGACACCGGGTGGTAAAACGTACGACGTGTTGTTCATCGGCACCGACAACGGTAAAGTGATCAAGGCGATAAACGCGGAATCGGCCGACACCCATCTGAAGGTCAGCCCGGTGGTGATCGAGGAGATTCAGGCGTTCCCTTCGACGGTGCCCGTGCGCGGAATCAAAGTCGTGAGAGCCTCGCAAGCCGGAGACGGCCTCGAGGATGGCAGACTGGTCGTGATAGCCGACAGTCAAGTCCAAGCCCTCAGGCTGCATCGGTGCTACAGCGACAGGATATTGTCGTGCGGCGAATGCGTGGCCTTGCAGGATCCCTACTGTGCCTGGGACAAGGTGGAGGGCAAGTGCAGGGCCTTGGTTGGACCAGCGGCCACCGACGCGAGCAGATTCCTCCAGAGCATCGCGACTGGTATGCACGTTTCTTGTCCACCGAGCAAAAGTCTGAACAAGGACGCGGGCAGCGTCGGCGCCATTTCCGCGAACCAGAATAAATTCCCGCCAGACTCGATGATTCCCAACAAAGATAGTCCGGGAGGGGAGATCATCAACATCATGCAGGACGAGGAACAGGACAGTTCAG GCCCGGAAGTGTCCGCGGCAGACTCGCCACCCCCGCAGTACTCCGTGGAAACTCTTGTAATGGCCGTGGTCGCTGGCGCATTGGCGGCCCTGTTGGTCGGTTTCGTAGCAGGTTACCTGTGCGGCAGAAAGTGCAGAAAGGACGAGGACGACAACCTGCCATACCCGGACACGGAGTACGAGTATTTCGAGCAACGGCAAAACGTGAACAG CAGGTTAGCGCCCGAGCCGAAACTGCTGCCCCAGGAGGAAGTAACGTACGCGGAGCCGGTGTTGGTGCCCCAGCCTCCGAAGTTGCACTCGCCGAAAGGCACGATGCGAAAACCACCGCCTACGCCGACGGAAACGCTGTTCCAATTTCCAGACGGTTACGGGTTCCGCGGTCCCAGGGATAATTTCGGCACCTTGCGATCTCATCAGGGCGACGCGTATCGGCGCAACGACGGGTTCGCGACCACCCGCAGCGTAAAGAAGGTTTATCTCTGA
- the Sema1a gene encoding semaphorin 1a isoform X2, whose protein sequence is MRRTILDTRMHPVLSCWCVVATVTLVLAAWQENIRPKMYVQLGAEDVFRFTGNETHTDYFRLMLRDGNYLLVGGRNLVHNLSLTDLTEQQRLIWYSTDSDVKMCLMKGTPEENCQNYIRILVKTDTNMLLVCATNAFKPMCRDYAVHPGNYTMLKEKGGQAMCPYDPRHNSTFVYVDGELYTGTVADFAGMDPIIYREPLQTEQYDSKSLNTPNFVSSMSQGDFVYFFFRETAVEYMNCGKTVYSRVARVCKYDRGGPHRYRNRWTSFLKSRLNCSVTGDFPFYFNEIQSTTELISGQYGNTSAQLIYGTFTTPVNSISGSAVCAFSLQDITDTFKGNFKEQSAINSNWLPVQSAKVPDPRPGQCVNDSHALPDLTLNFIHTHSLMDELVPSFFGQPIVIRTSFHYRFTQIAVDPQVKTPGGKTYDVLFIGTDNGKVIKAINAESADTHLKVSPVVIEEIQAFPSTVPVRGIKVVRASQAGDGLEDGRLVVIADSQVQALRLHRCYSDRILSCGECVALQDPYCAWDKVEGKCRALVGPAATDASRFLQSIATGMHVSCPPSKSLNKDAGSVGAISANQNKFPPDSMIPNKDSPGGEIINIMQDEEQDSSGPEVSAADSPPPQYSVETLVMAVVAGALAALLVGFVAGYLCGRKCRKDEDDNLPYPDTEYEYFEQRQNVNRLAPEPKLLPQEEVTYAEPVLVPQPPKLHSPKGTMRKPPPTPTETLFQFPDGYGFRGPRDNFGTLRSHQGDAYRRNDGFATTRSVKKVYL, encoded by the exons GTGCGGAAGATGTGTTCAGGTTTACGGGCAACGAGACGCACACAGACTACTTTCGGCTGATGTTACGGGATGGGAACTATCTTCTGGTCGGCGGAAG AAATCTCGTGCACAACCTGAGTCTGACCGACCTAACCGAGCAACAAAGGCTAATTTGGTACTCGACCGACAGCGACGTAAAGATGTGTCTGATGAAGGGCACACCTGAAGAAAACTGCCAAAATTATATTCGCATTCTCGTGAAGACCGATACGAACATGTTGTTGGTGTGCGCGACAAACGCGTTCAAGCCAATGTGTCGCGATTACGCGGTACATCCTGGCAATTACACGATGTTGAAGGAGAAAGGTGGTCAAGCGATGTGTCCGTACGACCCACGTCACAACAGCACCTTCGTCTACGTGGACGGGGAACTTTACACCGGTACTGTGGCGGATTTTGCGGGCATGGATCCTATCATCTACAGAGAACCTCTGCAAACGGAGCAGTACGACTCGAAGAGCCTTAACA CGCCAAACTTTGTCAGCTCCATGTCCCAGGGAGATTTTGTCTACTTCTTCTTCCGGGAGACTGCCGTGGAATATATGAATTGCGGCAAG ACCGTTTATTCTCGCGTGGCGAGAGTCTGTAAATACGATCGCGGTGGTCCGCATCGATACCGCAATAGATGGACCTCGTTCCTAAAATCCCGTCTCAATTGTTCCGTCACCGGAGACTTTCCTTTTTACTTCAACGAAATAC AATCAACGACGGAATTGATATCGGGTCAGTACGGCAATACGTCGGCGCAGCTGATATACGGCACGTTTACCACGCCGGTGAACAGCATCAGCGGATCGGCCGTTTGCGCTTTCTCCTTGCAGGACATCACCGACACGTTCAAGGGTAACTTCAAGGAGCAAAGCGCTATCAACTCGAACTGGTTACCCGTGCAGAGCGCCAAGGTGCCCGACCCGAGACCCGGTCAATGCGTCAACGACTCTCACGCGCTGCCTGACCTGACCCTCAACTTTATTCACACTCACTCTCTCATGGACGAGTTGGTGCCCAGCTTCTTCGGTCAGCCCATCGTCATCCGCACCAGTTTTCA TTACAGATTCACGCAGATCGCCGTGGATCCCCAAGTGAAGACACCGGGTGGTAAAACGTACGACGTGTTGTTCATCGGCACCGACAACGGTAAAGTGATCAAGGCGATAAACGCGGAATCGGCCGACACCCATCTGAAGGTCAGCCCGGTGGTGATCGAGGAGATTCAGGCGTTCCCTTCGACGGTGCCCGTGCGCGGAATCAAAGTCGTGAGAGCCTCGCAAGCCGGAGACGGCCTCGAGGATGGCAGACTGGTCGTGATAGCCGACAGTCAAGTCCAAGCCCTCAGGCTGCATCGGTGCTACAGCGACAGGATATTGTCGTGCGGCGAATGCGTGGCCTTGCAGGATCCCTACTGTGCCTGGGACAAGGTGGAGGGCAAGTGCAGGGCCTTGGTTGGACCAGCGGCCACCGACGCGAGCAGATTCCTCCAGAGCATCGCGACTGGTATGCACGTTTCTTGTCCACCGAGCAAAAGTCTGAACAAGGACGCGGGCAGCGTCGGCGCCATTTCCGCGAACCAGAATAAATTCCCGCCAGACTCGATGATTCCCAACAAAGATAGTCCGGGAGGGGAGATCATCAACATCATGCAGGACGAGGAACAGGACAGTTCAG GCCCGGAAGTGTCCGCGGCAGACTCGCCACCCCCGCAGTACTCCGTGGAAACTCTTGTAATGGCCGTGGTCGCTGGCGCATTGGCGGCCCTGTTGGTCGGTTTCGTAGCAGGTTACCTGTGCGGCAGAAAGTGCAGAAAGGACGAGGACGACAACCTGCCATACCCGGACACGGAGTACGAGTATTTCGAGCAACGGCAAAACGTGAACAG GTTAGCGCCCGAGCCGAAACTGCTGCCCCAGGAGGAAGTAACGTACGCGGAGCCGGTGTTGGTGCCCCAGCCTCCGAAGTTGCACTCGCCGAAAGGCACGATGCGAAAACCACCGCCTACGCCGACGGAAACGCTGTTCCAATTTCCAGACGGTTACGGGTTCCGCGGTCCCAGGGATAATTTCGGCACCTTGCGATCTCATCAGGGCGACGCGTATCGGCGCAACGACGGGTTCGCGACCACCCGCAGCGTAAAGAAGGTTTATCTCTGA